The following nucleotide sequence is from Peptococcaceae bacterium 1198_IL3148.
AGGTGCTAGCTTATCCACCACTTTGTCGTGCTTAATATTTCCCGCCACCGATATCACCATTTTATTAGGGGTGTAGTGTTTTTGATAAAAATCGATCAAATGGTCCCGATTGACAGAATTAATAATTTCAGCAGTACCAATAATTGGTCGTCCTAACGGGTGGCCTTGCCACATTGTTTTAGTAAAGATGTCATGCACCAACTCATCCGGTGCATCTTCATACATTTTTATTTCTTCAATAATTACATTTTTTTCTCGATCTATATCCTCTTGCGAAAATTTTGAATTAAAAAGCATGTCGGATAGCAAATCCACCGACAAATCGAAATGTTCATCCAACACTTTGGTGTGATAACAAGTATATTCCTTAGTGGTGAAAGCATTGAGTTGCCCACCCACTGCATCTAATTCTTCAGCAATTTGCTTAGGAGTTCTTTTATGGGTGCCTTTAAACATCATGTGCTCTATAAAGTGGGATATGCCACTATTTTCATCATTTTCATCCCTTGAACCTACGTTTACCCAAATACCAGTAGATATCGAGCGCACATGGGGTATTTCTTCAGACAATATACGAACACCATTATCTAATGTGGTCTTTTGGTACATCAAATAACCTCCTCAAAATATGTGCAGTTACACTCCTTACTAATAATACATAAATTTATCCCCGTTTGGCAAACTTTTCTATAAATAATCACACATTCTTTGATAAATCAGTAAATGTTTCGGCAATTTTGTGACAGCGGACGCGGTAATTAAATCTACTCTGCCCACTTCCCGATCATTGACATTTACCGTTACCTCCCCCACTTTACAGTGTGCCCTCACCGGTGCAACCATTTGTCTTTCTAAAGTCAACCTTTGCTCAAAGGTGCCTTTATCCCACTTTGGTACCAGTATGTTCATGCTTTCTGCAGCAACTATTGGCACTGTTTGGTGATAACCATCTTCTACCCTTACCGTTGTAAAGTGTTCCCCCTTTGTCAATACCACCACTTCTTCAAAATTCTCCAAACCATAGTTTAATAACTTTAATGTATCACCATAACGGTCATCGCTATGCAACACCACCGCAATTAAGTGTCGGCCTTCTTTATTGGCTGATGTAACCAAACAGCAACCCGCAGCGTTTGTGGTACCGGTTTTGATACCGTCAACCCAGCTGTAGCTCCACAGTAGCTTGTTGGTGTTGCGCAAATAGCGATCCATACCATCGGCATTTGCTATTACCCTTTGGCGGGTACGTACTATGTCACAAAATTTTTCGTTGGTCATGGCGTATTTAGCAAACATTGCTAAATCGTATGCCGATGAGTGGTGTAAATCATTGGGTAACCCGTTGGTATTACAGAAGTGGGTATTGTATCCGCCTAAAATTTTAGCATGATGGTTCATAAAATTTACAAACATATCTTCGCTGCCAGCAATATGTTCTGCTATCGCTACACAGGCATCGTTGCCTGAGCGAAGCATAGCACCATAGAGCAAATCATTTAACGTAAGTTTTTCGTAAGGTGTCAGGTGAATACTGGATTCCCCAATTGCTGCAGCCTTGGGACTGACAGAAACCAGCGTTTCCAAATTTCCACCTTCCAAAGCAATAATTGCAGTCATTATTTTGGTGGTGCTGGCCGGGGGGCATTTTTGTTGACTGTTCTTTTCGTATAAAACTTGGCCAGTTCTGCCATCAATCAATATGGCAGCATCAGCTGTTATATTGGGTGCATTGATAGATACATTTTGTCCATAGGCGGTATCAAATTTAACCAGGGAAAACGCCACCACAATCAAAAATATAATTCGATACTTCAATGTAAATCACTCCAGTATGTTTTGCCCTGATGTTAAGCGTACCCGATTAAATATTACTTAATACCACAAAGAGGACCCATTTTGAGCCCTCTTTGTGATATTTTATTTTTCTGCCGTTGGGTTTTGCTCTTCTGCAGTGGATTGAATCATTTCAGAAACTTTAACAAATTTGTAGCCGTTCTGTTTTAATTCTTTAATCATCTCTGGTAGAGCTTTGACAGTAGGAGCAGTGGGATGCATTAAGACAATGGCACCATTATGGGCTTTTTGAGTTACCCGTTGGGTAATGACTTCCGGAGCCGGCCGTTGCCAATCTATAGTGTCCACACTCCACAAAATACATTGGTAATTAGCTTCTTCACAGGCCGCTAACACCGCTTTACCCCTTTCCCCATAAGGTGGAGCAAACAAATTTATAGGTTTACCAGTTATTTGGGTAATAATACTTTCTGATTTTTTTATTTCACGCAAATTTCCATCCTTAGTTAAATGATCGGGATGGGGATGCGAATAGCCATGGCTACCAATCTCATGCCCTTGGTAAGAAATCTCTTTTAATAATTCAGGATACTTCTCTGCCCATTGACCGCCAATAAAAAAAGTTGCCTTAATATCATTTGCTTGCATAATTTTTAACATCTGAGGCAAATACTCTTCTCCCCAATATACATTTACCGTTAACGCAATTTCTTTTTTTGTATCAGATCCTTGATAGATTGGGGCAAGGGTTGTTTCTGCATAACGATCGCGCATAGCTAAATAGCCGATGGTGATAAACATTGTCAGTAGCAATAACCAGGCTATCAGCCGAAAGGCAAAATTTTTTCTAAAATACAATATTCTCATATTCTTCTAATCCCTCCCTTTCTACTAAGACAAATTTATGCGTAATGGTCTTCCAATATACAAAAGGGTGGAAAGAAATGAAAACACAATAAAAACCCCATCAAGTTGATGAGGTTTTGCCATCGTTAAAACTTTTTATTTGGTACCCTTGGTTTACGCGGAGGACGATTAGCAGGTTTTTTTTCATTTTCCACATAACCCTCGGGTGGTTCCATCGCTTCTTTTTTAGATAACTTTAAGCGACCCATGTTATCATAACCCAGTGCTTTTACTGTAATTTGATCGCCCTCTTTAACAACGTCTTCCACTTTTTCTACTCGGTTGTAGGCCAGTTGTGAAATATGCACTAAACCTTCTTTTCCTTGTAATCCCATCACTCCGGGAATCACTTCCACAAAAGCACCAAAGTCAGTTACTTTGACAACTTTGCCTGTGTATATTTCACCAGCTTGTACATCAGAGGTAATCATTTCAATAATTTCGTGGGCTTTCTTACCAGCGTCACGATTAACGGCGGAAATAAATACTCGTCCATCATCTTCAATGTCAATATCGGCACCGGTTTCTTCAACAATCCGTTTAATAATTTTGCCACCAGGCCCGATGACATCTCTAATCTTTTCGGGATCGATGTGTGTGCTAATAATTGCCGGAGCATGAACAGAAATTTCTTCACGCGGATTGGAGATCACTGCCAACATTTTGTTTAAAATATGCATCCGGCCTTCATGGGCTTGGGCTAAAGCTTGTTCAAAAACTTCTCTGCTGATTCCAGCTATTTTTATGTCCATTTGCAGAGCTGTGATACCCTTTTCGGTACCAGCAACTTTAAAGTCCATATCACCCAGAGCATCTTCGATACCTTGGATATCTGTTAAAACAGTGAATTTATCGTCTTCTTTAATCAAACCCATAGCAACACCGGACACCGGTGCTTTTATTTTTACTCCAGCATCCATAAGTGCTAAAGTACTACCACATACACTACCCATGGAAGTGGAACCGTTGGATTCTAAGGCCTCAGATACCACACGAATGGTATAAGGAAATTCATTTTCTGGTGGTAAAACTGGTACTAAAGCTCGCTCCGCTAGCGCACCATGTCCAATTTCTCGTCTTCCCGGTGAACGCACTGGCTTAGTTTCACCAGTACTAAAGGGAGGAAAATTGTAATGGTGCATGTAACGTTTGGTTTCTTCGGCACCCAAGCCGTCTAAAATTTGCTCTTCACTAACCCGACCCAATGTGGCTATTGAAAGAATTTGCGTTTGCCCCCGGGTAAACAAACCACTGCCGTGAGCACGGGGCAGTATTCCCACTTCCACTGAAATGGGACGTACTTCGGTAATGGCACGACCATCAATGCGTACTCTCTCCTCAGTGATCATTCTGCGCATTACTTTCTTTTCCATCATACTGATCAACTCATGGATTGTTGGCAGATCATCTTCAGTAAATTCTTCCACAAGTTGATTAATTAGGTTTTCTGTCACTTCCTCCAGTAGGGCTTCCCGTTCTTTCTTAGACAGTCGCTCTGCGGAACATTTATGAATTGCTTCAGTGAATTTTTCATCAGCCAACGCAGTTACTTTCTGTTCCAGCACTGGATCATACTCTGGTAATTCTAAAACAAATTTTTCTTTAGCCAATCCCATGGCTAACGCTTCTTGGCGAAATTCTTCAATCATTTCTACAATTTGTTGGGTTACACTGTGACCAAACATAATGCCTTCCAACACGACATCTTCTGGCAGTTCATTAATACCGGCCTCTACCATCATCACGGCATCTTTAGTTCCGGCAACCACCAAATGCATTTCACTTTGTTCCTGTTGGGCCACCGTTGGATTAACGATAAACTGGTTGTCCACTCTACCTACAATGGTACCGCCAATGGGACCTTGAAAGGGGATATTTGATATATGTAGCGCAGCAGAGGCGCCAATCATCGCTGCAATTTCTGGTGCATTGTCCTGATCCACTGATAACACAGTGGCAATTACTTGCACCTCATTGCGCAGTTTTTTATTAAATAAAGGTCTGATAGGTCTATCGATAAGCCTTGATGAAAGTATCGCCTTTTCACTGGGGCGACCCTCTCTTTTAATAAAGCCGCCTGGAATTTTACCTACAGCATACATTCTTTCTTCATAATCTACCGTTAATGGAAAGAAATCTAAACCTTCCCGGGGGTTTTTTGACATGGTAGCAGTTACTAACACCACAGTTTCCCCATAGCGCACCAAAACTGCACCACCAGCTTGTTTAGCCACCCGTCCGGTTTCTAACACAAGATTGCGACCACCAAGGTTTATCTCCTTTCTGAGGATGTTGGGTTGCGTCATTGAATTACCTCCTGAATATTTCATTTAAGTTTTATGTGTTGTTTAATAAATATTTGGTTGTGCTGCACCATTAATTACCTATTGTCTGCATGTTCTACATATGTAATATTATTTCCTTTTATTTATGGATAAAATACAGCTAAATACTAAAATTAACTACAAGTGACTACTATACAAGAAAAAGCGGGTAAAAACCCGCCTTTTCTTACTTGCGCAAACCTAATTTTTCAATGATTGCACGGTAACGATCGAAATCACGGTCACGTAAGTAGTTCAATAGAGCACGACGATGACCAACCATTTTTAGCAGACCACGACGAGAGTGGTGGTCCTTCTTATGGGTTTTCAGGTGGTCTGTGAGGTAATTGATGCGCTCAGTTAAAATTGCAATTTGAACTTCTGGTGAACCGGTATCATTTTCATGAGTTTTAAACTTTTCAATAATACCTTGTTTCTTTTCTGCATTCAACGCCATGTAGTTTCACCTCCTAAATTAGTATCACCGTTAGCCAAGCAAACCGCCGGAGTTAACGAATTCCCTAGCTAGCAGTTATTTGGAAAATTACTTTCCAATTATGGTAATTACCAAACGGCCATTTGGGATGTCCTTGGCGACAATATCAAACATTCGGCCTGATTTGGCAAAAAAACCCCTAAAACGTGTTGCAGCAGGAATGCGTCCAGGTATACCCTTGGCAGCAATAATAATATCTTGGGTGGTTATTTTATCCTGTCGCATATCCTTGAGTCTCTTGCGAGCGTGCTCGGTTACAATTATTCGCATAACTAGCCTGACTAACAGCCCATGCTGTGCTGTCCAAATTCTTCATCGTTTTGAGCCAGAAATGCAAATAACGCATCTTGAAACGCCACCAACCTTACATTATCCATATTGGACTTTACATATTGGGTTTCAAGTTCTCTTTTTAGGCTTTGAAATTCATCAGATAGGCATATTAAAGCTATATGATTAAGCCAAAGTTTAATCTCTTCATCAGGGGAATCACATTTGGGTACTCCCACTGGCAACCGTCTCCTTTCTTTGTGTACAGACGTTTGCCGCATTTAATTGTAGCATAAACTAGAGCGATTGTAAATTAATGTTTTAAATTATTTATATTAGGGGAGTGGCCAAAATATTTTTGGTATTTCTTTACACTCGATTGCTTATGGTCATTTCAATATCTTGATTAATTTGAGTAATTAAGTCACTCACTGAATTGAAACGTTTTTCATTGCGCAATCTTCTTAAAAATTTAACTACAATGGTGTCACCATAAATATCGTCATTAAAATCCAGTAAGTGTACTTCTAAGTTGCGGTAATTACTTTGGCCATTAAATGTTGGCTTGGTACCAATATTGGCAACACCTAAATAAGTGTCATCATTTATTTCCACATGTACACTGTAAACCCCATTGGCAGGGGATAACAGTTTGTCGCTCAACTCCAAATTAGCTGTGGGAAAGCCAATGGTGTTACCTCTACGGTCACCGGTTACCACAATCCCTTCAACAAAGGGGGTATAACCTAAAAACTTGGTGGCCTTTTCCACTTCACCTTCTAAGAGCATTTTGCGAATTAATGTACTGCTAACCACCTGATCATTTATAGTTACCGGCTCGATTACTTGTAGAGTATAACCATACTTTTCTTGATATTTCTTTAGCGTAGTAACATCCCCCAAACCGCGGTTGCCAAAAGTATAATTATAACCTACAACTATTCCCTGTACAGCCAACTCCTCAAATAATATATCATTTATAAACTGTTCGGGGGTCATGTTGGCAAAGTCAAGATTAAAGGGAATAGATAGTAAAGCATCAATTCCCAAGCACTGCATCATTTTCTCTTTAGCCTGCTGAGATAACAATTTGGGTGGCTCATCTTTAGGTGACAGTACTGCCAATGGATGGGGGTCAAAGGTCATAACAATAGCAGTACCTTCATTATTTTTGGCAGTATTGATTACTTGCTTAATCAGTTTTTGATGACCAATATGTACTCCGTCAAAGTTTCCTATACCAACCACAATGTTGTGGAATTTATTTTTTAGTCCTTTGAAGGAATTTAAGACAATCATTAGTGCATTCCTCCTAAAGTTACAGCCGGCATTAAGTTTGCCCGCCTGGTCCCTTTATAAATAACACGTTGCTTTATTATAGGTATGTAGAAAATATCAGTTTAGAGATTAATTTGCAATATACATATTGGTTTATACACCAGTCGTGTTTCCGGTTCAATTTCCATCTGCACTTCCGCTAAAGCCAATAGTTCATTGTTAGCCTTTAGCCTAACTATTTCTCCAACTTCAAGTTGTTTTGGCTGCTGCTGCACTCCTGGGGGGTACAATTTAGCACCGGACAAAACCGACTTAATTGCTTTATCTTTCACCAATACCTGTGGATAATCTAACAGGGCATCATCCATTGAAATTAAAACCTCAGAGGCATTTGCTCTATTTTGCAAATCCTCAATAGTCACTGTATTTTCTATTTTAAAAGCACCGACACCAGTCCTCAGTAAAAAACTCATATGAGCGCCAACACCTAATTTATCACCGATATCATCACATAGTGTCCGAATATATGTCCCTTTAGAACAATGAACATCAAACAACACCCGGGGATGCTCGGTACCCCAACCGGTAGACCACACCAGATCAATACTATAAATATTGACACTGCGGGCCGGTCGCTCTATTTCAACGCCTTGACGGTGTAAATCATATAATTTTTTACCACCAATTTTAATGGCGGAAGTCATTGGCGGTACCTGTTGAATATTGCCCACAAAGCCATTTAATATCTGTCTAAAATCCAATTCTGTGATGGCCGAGGCATCTATATTCCTCAACACCCGCCCCTCTGCGTCCAAAGAATCAGTTTTAATTCCCAGTGTTATCTCTGCTCGATAAAATTTATCGGCACCTGTAATATATTGGGAAATTTTAGTGGCCCTGCCCACTGTTATCGGCAACACACCTGCAGCGGCAGGATCTAAAGTGCCAGTATGTCCCACTTTTTTGGTTTTAAACACTTTGCGTACCAAGTCCACCACATCGTGGGATGTCATTCCAGGTGGCTTTAAAATATTTACAACACCTGTTCCATTCATGCTATTGTCCTCTTTTAACTGCAGCCAAAGCAGCTGTGATCACTTTTTCTTTTACTTCTTCTATATTGCCAGCCATTTGACAACCAGAAGCTCTTTTATGTCCACCGCCGCCAAATAACCCAGCCAGCTGATTGACATCGACATAATAATTGGAACGCATACCAACTTTTATCATATTAGGGGCCTGCTCTCTAAATAAAAGTGCCACTTCCACACCTTTTATTTGTCGGGGGTAACTAATTAGGTTGTCGGTATGCTCGTCCTTGGCCCCGGTCTTTTCTTTGCTGGTCCAGTCAAAGGAAATCCAAGCAACTTTACCACATTGGGATACCGTTAAAGTTGGCAATGCTTCCTTAAGTACTTTGATCACTTCTAACGGCTTTTCATCAAAGATTAATTTAGAAAGCCTAGCCACTGGCACCCCACACTCCAGTAAAGATGCCACACGCCTATGGGTTTCTGCAGAGGTTCCCTCGTATCTGAAGGAACCTGTATCGGTGACAATGGCAGTATATAAATTGATCGCCATCTCTTTATCGATCACAGTACCCATTTCCACTAATAAATCATAGATTATTTCACCGGTGGCAGCGGCCTGAGAGTCAATATAACTCAGATCACCGAAGGTGGATTCGCTGGCATGATGGTCTATGTTCACCACCGTAACCCCATCATTAAGTAGACTAACCAGATGCTTACCTAGACGGTCAGGTACCGAGCAGTCCACCACAATGAACGTATCGTACTGTTGTGCCGGCAAACCATGAACCACCAAATCAGCACCGGGCAAAAACAGATAGTTGTCTGGCAATGGATCAGGGCTGGCCATGGTGACCTTTTTACCAGCCTTCTTTAAAGCCAACCCCAATGCAATGGTTGAACCAATACTATCCCCATCGGGCGTTATATGCCCCGAAATAATAACATTTTGTGAGGCTTTTAAGGCCATTGCAATATCCGCCAGACTATTCATTGCGCGTTTGATCCTCTTTAATTTCTACTTGTTTTAATACCTCCATGATTTTAACTCCATGGCTGATGGATGAATCCAATTCAAAAATAATTTCTGGTGTGAAACGCACCTTTAACCGTTTACTTAACTCGGTACGAATGTAACCCTGGGCATTTTTTAGTGCCTTAATCGTTTCTTTAGCTTTGGCATCATCACCCAACACGCTAACATATATCTTTGCATGCCGCTTGTCACCGGAAACCTCCACCATTGTGATGCTGGCAAATCCCACTCGCGGGTCCTTTAGCCCGTGCTGAATTATCTCAGCCACTTGTTGCTTAATGGTTTCCGCCATTCTACTTGTGCGGTGTGACATCCAACACACCTCCTGTAATTTAGATATTATTAGGCCAATTCTCTTTTAATTTCTTCGGTAACAAAAGCCTCAATAACATCTCCCTCTTGAATATCATTAAATCTTTCAATGGTAATACCACATTCATAACCTTGGGCTACCTCTTTGGCATCATCTTTAAAACGTTTTAATGTATCCAATTTACCTTCATGTACAACAATGCCATCTCTAATTACTCGCACACCGGCATCGCGGTTAATTTTACCTTCAACCACATAGCAACCAGCAATGGTCCCTACTTTAGATACCTTAAATATTTTACGCACTTCTACCTGACCAATTACCACTTCTTTATACTCAGGATCCAACAAACCACTCATTGCTGCTTTAATGTCATCAATGGCATCATAAATGACGCGGTAGGTGCGCAAGTCAATTTTTTCAGCCTCTGCTGCCCTTTGGGCGTTAACATCCGGTCTAACATTAAAGCCAATTACAATGGCATTGGATGCTGAGGCCAGCATAATATCAGTTTCGGTAATCGCCCCAACACCGCCGTGCACCAGAGACACTTTTACTTCTTCGTTAGAAAGCTTCTCTAAAGACTGTCTCAATGCCTCCACCGAGCCTTGCACATCAGCCTTCACTACAATGGGCAATTCTTTAATAGTTCCTTCTTTAATATTCTTAAATAAATCATCCAGCGATAATCTGGTGGTGATTTTCTGTTCTTCTTCCCGTTTTTTGTTCACTCTCTTTTCAGCAACGGCTTTAGCCGTTTTCTCATCCTTTACCGCAACCAGTACATCGCCAGCCCCGGGTACACTATTTAAACCCAATACTTCCACTGGAGTAGATGGGCCAGCGGTTTTAACCCTTCTACCGCGATAATCCATCATTGCTCTGACGCGTCCATGGGCACTACCTACCACAACAGTGTCTCCAACATTCAGAGTACCATTCTGCACCAGTACAGTGGCCACTGGTCCACGACCTTTGTCTAATTCGGCCTCAATTACAGTACCTCTGGCTAACCGATTGGGGTTGGCTTTCAGTTCTTGCATTTCAGCCACTAACAAAATCATTTCCAACAACTCATCTAAACCATGGCGTTTAATGGCAGAAACTTCAACGCTAATGGTATCACCGCCCCATTGTTCCACCACTAAGCCATAATTGGTCAATTCCTGACGAACCCGATCGGGATTGGCCTCGGGTTTATCCATTTTATTAATAGCCACAATAATTGGTACTTCGGCAGCTTTAGCATGGTTGATGGCCTCTATTGTTTGTGGCATCACACCGTCATCAGACGCCACCACTAAGATAGCTATATCTGTTGCCTGGGCGCCTCGAGCTCTCATGGCTGTAAAAGCAGCGTGGCCTGGTGTATCTAAGAAAGTAATTTTTTTACCATTCTTTTCAACTTGATAGGCACCAATATGTTGAGTGATACCACCCGCTTCGGTGGCTGTAACATCAGTCTCTCTGATGGCGTCTAACAGAGATGTTTTACCGTGGTCAACGTGACCCATTACTGTAACCACCGGCGGACGCAACTCTAAATCTTCTTCGTTATCTGCTTCTTCGGCCATAATAGTTTCTTCAATATCTTCTTCATGCTTGATAATTACTTCATAGCCAAATTCATTAGCAATTAGTGTTGCAGTATCAGCATCTATTTCCTGATTGATAGTTGCCAAAACGCCTAATTTCATTAATGCTTTAATGACGTCTGCAGCTGTACGGCGCAGTTTTTCTGCCAATTGTTGCACAGTAAGGCTTTCGCCAATGGTAATTGGTTTCTTTTCCATTGGCTGACCGGGCAATTGTTTCTCAGCTTTTTTGTTTTTATGCTTTTTGCGATGTTGATGTTTATTAAACACGTTTTCCTTTTTATCATGGGATTCAGCCCTTAAATCCTTGGAAAAAGGCTTATTAGACTTACGTTGCTCACTACGGGGTCTTTCCTGGGCCTTGGCCTTAGCCTGGGCAGCCACCACTGGATCTGGTTTTGGTATAGCTATATCTCTATCTTTAGCTGGCTTATTATAGGAACGATTATTGGGTCTACCCCCACCCTGGGGACGATTACCATAGGGTTTATCTCCTTGGGGTCTGTTACCCTGGGGCTTGTTGCCATAGGGCCTATCTCCCTGGGGTCTGTTGCCCTGGGGTTTGTTACCATAGGGTCTGTCTCCTTGGGGTCTGTTACCCTGGGGACGGTTACCATAGGGTCTATCCCCTTGGGGTCTGTTACCCTGGGGCTTGTTGCCATAGGGGCTATCTCCCTGGGGTCTGTTACCCTGGGGACGATTACCATAGGGTCTATTGCCTTGGGGTTTGTTACCCTGTGGGCGTTCACCTTGGGGTTTATTACCTTGGGTCCCTGTATGCTTTTTATCACCATGAGCACTTTGGGCATTATTGTTAAACCTGCTTGGTCCACCCTGTGCACCCGTTCTGTTTTTACCACCCTGTGTATTATTAGGTTTGCGTTCTTCAAAACGGCGATCCGGTGGGCGAGAGGGTACCCTGTCCACAACCCCTGGAGTATGATCCTGGTTAGTTTTTCGCTTATTATCATTCCTTTTTTCTGGGCCATTATTTTCATTACTGTGTGTGTTTACTGCCTTGGGGTTATTATTGCTGTGTACTATTTTTTTGTAATCACTTTCTTCCACCACACTAAGAGCAGATTTAACACTAATGCCCATTTTAGAAAGTCTTTGCATAACTTCCTTACTTTCTATGTTTAACTCTTTGGCTATTTCATGCACTCTTTTTTTTGTCATATATCCACCTCCGTAAGATGGCGTAGAGTCTCTACGCCTCTCCCCCTCCTATTATCTGATGAATTCCCTTGGCAAAGTTGGTATCTATAATAGACAGAGCAGCTCGACGAGCTTTTCCAACCGATAAGCCCAATTCTGTTTTAGATGAGAATTGTATTAAGGGGATTTTATTAGCTTTTGCCAAGTATATATAATCTTTCTTGGTGCGCTCTGAGGCATCGGTTGCTAAAATTACCAACTTTGCCCTATTGTCCTTAATACTATTTTTAACCTGACAATCTCCAGAAAGCAATTTACCTGCTCGCTGACAAAGCCCTAACATATTGGCAGCTTGTTTATTCACCTTTGCTCAACTCCTGCTTTAGGTCCTGGTAAACATCACTACCAATCTTTTGTTTGAAAGATTTTTCCAACCTTTTTCCCTTTTCCGCCTTGACTAAACATTCCAGTTGTGGGCAGATGTATGCGCCCCGCCCTGATTTTTTACCAGTATAATCAATCTCTATAGCCTCATCAGGGGTACGCACGATCCGGACCAATTCTTTTTTAGGTTTCATTTCCTGACAACCAACACACATACGCAATGGTTTCTTTTTTACTTTGTGCACTTTC
It contains:
- a CDS encoding D-alanyl-D-alanine carboxypeptidase family protein → MKYRIIFLIVVAFSLVKFDTAYGQNVSINAPNITADAAILIDGRTGQVLYEKNSQQKCPPASTTKIMTAIIALEGGNLETLVSVSPKAAAIGESSIHLTPYEKLTLNDLLYGAMLRSGNDACVAIAEHIAGSEDMFVNFMNHHAKILGGYNTHFCNTNGLPNDLHHSSAYDLAMFAKYAMTNEKFCDIVRTRQRVIANADGMDRYLRNTNKLLWSYSWVDGIKTGTTNAAGCCLVTSANKEGRHLIAVVLHSDDRYGDTLKLLNYGLENFEEVVVLTKGEHFTTVRVEDGYHQTVPIVAAESMNILVPKWDKGTFEQRLTLERQMVAPVRAHCKVGEVTVNVNDREVGRVDLITASAVTKLPKHLLIYQRMCDYL
- a CDS encoding polysaccharide deacetylase family protein gives rise to the protein MRILYFRKNFAFRLIAWLLLLTMFITIGYLAMRDRYAETTLAPIYQGSDTKKEIALTVNVYWGEEYLPQMLKIMQANDIKATFFIGGQWAEKYPELLKEISYQGHEIGSHGYSHPHPDHLTKDGNLREIKKSESIITQITGKPINLFAPPYGERGKAVLAACEEANYQCILWSVDTIDWQRPAPEVITQRVTQKAHNGAIVLMHPTAPTVKALPEMIKELKQNGYKFVKVSEMIQSTAEEQNPTAEK
- a CDS encoding polyribonucleotide nucleotidyltransferase, with amino-acid sequence MTQPNILRKEINLGGRNLVLETGRVAKQAGGAVLVRYGETVVLVTATMSKNPREGLDFFPLTVDYEERMYAVGKIPGGFIKREGRPSEKAILSSRLIDRPIRPLFNKKLRNEVQVIATVLSVDQDNAPEIAAMIGASAALHISNIPFQGPIGGTIVGRVDNQFIVNPTVAQQEQSEMHLVVAGTKDAVMMVEAGINELPEDVVLEGIMFGHSVTQQIVEMIEEFRQEALAMGLAKEKFVLELPEYDPVLEQKVTALADEKFTEAIHKCSAERLSKKEREALLEEVTENLINQLVEEFTEDDLPTIHELISMMEKKVMRRMITEERVRIDGRAITEVRPISVEVGILPRAHGSGLFTRGQTQILSIATLGRVSEEQILDGLGAEETKRYMHHYNFPPFSTGETKPVRSPGRREIGHGALAERALVPVLPPENEFPYTIRVVSEALESNGSTSMGSVCGSTLALMDAGVKIKAPVSGVAMGLIKEDDKFTVLTDIQGIEDALGDMDFKVAGTEKGITALQMDIKIAGISREVFEQALAQAHEGRMHILNKMLAVISNPREEISVHAPAIISTHIDPEKIRDVIGPGGKIIKRIVEETGADIDIEDDGRVFISAVNRDAGKKAHEIIEMITSDVQAGEIYTGKVVKVTDFGAFVEVIPGVMGLQGKEGLVHISQLAYNRVEKVEDVVKEGDQITVKALGYDNMGRLKLSKKEAMEPPEGYVENEKKPANRPPRKPRVPNKKF
- the rpsO gene encoding 30S ribosomal protein S15, yielding MALNAEKKQGIIEKFKTHENDTGSPEVQIAILTERINYLTDHLKTHKKDHHSRRGLLKMVGHRRALLNYLRDRDFDRYRAIIEKLGLRK
- a CDS encoding bifunctional riboflavin kinase/FAD synthetase codes for the protein MIVLNSFKGLKNKFHNIVVGIGNFDGVHIGHQKLIKQVINTAKNNEGTAIVMTFDPHPLAVLSPKDEPPKLLSQQAKEKMMQCLGIDALLSIPFNLDFANMTPEQFINDILFEELAVQGIVVGYNYTFGNRGLGDVTTLKKYQEKYGYTLQVIEPVTINDQVVSSTLIRKMLLEGEVEKATKFLGYTPFVEGIVVTGDRRGNTIGFPTANLELSDKLLSPANGVYSVHVEINDDTYLGVANIGTKPTFNGQSNYRNLEVHLLDFNDDIYGDTIVVKFLRRLRNEKRFNSVSDLITQINQDIEMTISNRV
- the truB gene encoding tRNA pseudouridine(55) synthase TruB yields the protein MNGTGVVNILKPPGMTSHDVVDLVRKVFKTKKVGHTGTLDPAAAGVLPITVGRATKISQYITGADKFYRAEITLGIKTDSLDAEGRVLRNIDASAITELDFRQILNGFVGNIQQVPPMTSAIKIGGKKLYDLHRQGVEIERPARSVNIYSIDLVWSTGWGTEHPRVLFDVHCSKGTYIRTLCDDIGDKLGVGAHMSFLLRTGVGAFKIENTVTIEDLQNRANASEVLISMDDALLDYPQVLVKDKAIKSVLSGAKLYPPGVQQQPKQLEVGEIVRLKANNELLALAEVQMEIEPETRLVYKPICILQINL
- a CDS encoding bifunctional oligoribonuclease/PAP phosphatase NrnA; its protein translation is MALKASQNVIISGHITPDGDSIGSTIALGLALKKAGKKVTMASPDPLPDNYLFLPGADLVVHGLPAQQYDTFIVVDCSVPDRLGKHLVSLLNDGVTVVNIDHHASESTFGDLSYIDSQAAATGEIIYDLLVEMGTVIDKEMAINLYTAIVTDTGSFRYEGTSAETHRRVASLLECGVPVARLSKLIFDEKPLEVIKVLKEALPTLTVSQCGKVAWISFDWTSKEKTGAKDEHTDNLISYPRQIKGVEVALLFREQAPNMIKVGMRSNYYVDVNQLAGLFGGGGHKRASGCQMAGNIEEVKEKVITAALAAVKRGQ
- the rbfA gene encoding 30S ribosome-binding factor RbfA, with protein sequence MSHRTSRMAETIKQQVAEIIQHGLKDPRVGFASITMVEVSGDKRHAKIYVSVLGDDAKAKETIKALKNAQGYIRTELSKRLKVRFTPEIIFELDSSISHGVKIMEVLKQVEIKEDQTRNE